In Miscanthus floridulus cultivar M001 chromosome 5, ASM1932011v1, whole genome shotgun sequence, one genomic interval encodes:
- the LOC136453025 gene encoding rop guanine nucleotide exchange factor 9-like isoform X2, whose translation MELMKEKFGKLLLGEDMSGSGKGVPSALALSNAVTNLAASVFGEQRKLEPMAPDRKGRWKKEVGWLLSVADHIVEFVAKKQVLDNGTEMEVMGTQQRRDLQANIPALRKLDTMLLDYLDNFKERNEFWYVKRDSCSESENEERSEEKWWIPIVKVPPGGLSPTSRGWLLHQKELVNQVLKAAMAINANCLMEMSIPDTYIDTLPKNGRASLGDALYRIITDVEFDPDDFLSTVDLTSEHKILDLKDRIEASVIIWNRKVHNKDGKSSWGSAVSQEKREQFEERAQTLLLIIKHRFPGIPQSTLDIAKIQENRDVGFALLESYSRVLESLAFNVMSRIEDVIQADNVAREKAKKNAPPAAEPAAGCRCPQEAGDDDDQSKQTTLLDFMGWTGDSEGKNDDVSPAPPPELPAQDDGRLMKLPNIMTNLKQTYMDKLDFLSGNRSPSGRH comes from the exons ATGGAGCTGATGAAGGAGAAGTTCGGCAAGCTGCTGCTCGGGGAGGACATGTCCGGGTCCGGGAAAGGGGTGCCCTCCGCGCTCGCCCTCTCCAACGCCGTCACCAACCTCGCAG CCTCTGTGTTCGGCGAGCAACGGAAGCTGGAGCCCATGGCCCCGGACAGAAAGGGGAGGTGGAAGAAAGAAGTGGGCTGGCTTCTGTCCGTCGCCGACCACATCGTCGAGTTCGTCGCCAAGAAACAAGTCCTGGACAACGGCACCGAAATGGAG GTGATGGGCACGCAGCAGAGACGGGATCTCCAGGCGAACATTCCAGCATTGCGTAAACTGGACACGATGCTTCTC GACTACCTGGACAACTTCAAGGAGCGCAACGAGTTCTGGTACGTGAAGCGCGACTCGTGCTCGGAGAGTGAGAACGAGGAGAGGTCCGAAGAGAAATGGTGGATCCCGATCGTGAAGGTGCCCCCCGGTGGGCTTTCCCCGACCTCCAGAGGCTGGCTCCTGCACCAGAAGGAGctggtgaaccaggtgctcaagGCGGCCATGGCCATCAACGCCAACTGCCTCATGGAGATGAGCATCCCGGACACGTATATAGACACACTCCCCAAG AACGGACGAGCCAGCCTCGGGGACGCGCTGTACCGGATCATCACGGACGTGGAGTTCGACCCGGACGACTTCCTGTCGACGGTGGACCTGACGTCGGAGCACAAGATCCTGGACCTCAAGGACCGGATCGAGGCGTCGGTCATCATCTGGAACAGGAAGGTGCACAACAAGGACGGCAAGTCCTCGTGGGGCTCCGCCGTCAGCCAGGAGAAGAGGGAGCAGTTCGAGGAGCGGGCGCAGACGCTGCTGCTCATCATCAAGCACAGGTTCCCCGGCATCCCCCAGTCCACGCTCGACATCGCAAAGATCCAAGAAAACAGG gACGTTGGGTTCGCGCTGCTGGAGAGCTACTCCAGGGTCCTGGAGAGCCTGGCGTTCAACGTCATGTCCCGGATAGAGGACGTCATCCAGGCCGACAACGTGGCCAGGGAGAAGGCCAAGAAGAACGCGCCGCCCGCGGCAGAACCCGCCGCCGGATGCCGCTGCCCGCAGGaggccggcgacgacgacgaccagaGCAAGCAGACGACCCTGCTGGACTTCATGGGGTGGACTGGCGACTCCGAGGGCAAGAACGACGACGTGTCGCCCGCACCGCCACCCGAGCTGCCGGCGCAGGACGACGGCAGGCTGATGAAGCTGCCAAACATCATGACCAACCTCAAGCAGACGTACATGGACAAGCTGGACTTCCTCAGCGGGAACAGAAGCCCCTCAGGTCGCCATTAG
- the LOC136453025 gene encoding rop guanine nucleotide exchange factor 9-like isoform X1 produces the protein MSAGAQLERRSSMRRSQSMVQEEDRGQPPDEEQMSRSQGSSTAPVLDKDSAAPKSRLAEQSAGPSDMELMKEKFGKLLLGEDMSGSGKGVPSALALSNAVTNLAASVFGEQRKLEPMAPDRKGRWKKEVGWLLSVADHIVEFVAKKQVLDNGTEMEVMGTQQRRDLQANIPALRKLDTMLLDYLDNFKERNEFWYVKRDSCSESENEERSEEKWWIPIVKVPPGGLSPTSRGWLLHQKELVNQVLKAAMAINANCLMEMSIPDTYIDTLPKNGRASLGDALYRIITDVEFDPDDFLSTVDLTSEHKILDLKDRIEASVIIWNRKVHNKDGKSSWGSAVSQEKREQFEERAQTLLLIIKHRFPGIPQSTLDIAKIQENRDVGFALLESYSRVLESLAFNVMSRIEDVIQADNVAREKAKKNAPPAAEPAAGCRCPQEAGDDDDQSKQTTLLDFMGWTGDSEGKNDDVSPAPPPELPAQDDGRLMKLPNIMTNLKQTYMDKLDFLSGNRSPSGRH, from the exons ATGAGCGCTGGGGCGCAGCTGGAGCGGCGGAGCTCGATGCGGCGGTCGCAGAGCATGGTGCAGGAGGAGGACCGGGGCCAGCCGCCCGACGAGGAGCAAATGTCCCGGAGCCAGGGGTCCAGCACGGCGCCCGTGCTCGACAAGGACAGCGCCGCGCCCAAGTCGCGCCTCGCCGAGCAGAGCGCAGGACCTTCCG ACATGGAGCTGATGAAGGAGAAGTTCGGCAAGCTGCTGCTCGGGGAGGACATGTCCGGGTCCGGGAAAGGGGTGCCCTCCGCGCTCGCCCTCTCCAACGCCGTCACCAACCTCGCAG CCTCTGTGTTCGGCGAGCAACGGAAGCTGGAGCCCATGGCCCCGGACAGAAAGGGGAGGTGGAAGAAAGAAGTGGGCTGGCTTCTGTCCGTCGCCGACCACATCGTCGAGTTCGTCGCCAAGAAACAAGTCCTGGACAACGGCACCGAAATGGAG GTGATGGGCACGCAGCAGAGACGGGATCTCCAGGCGAACATTCCAGCATTGCGTAAACTGGACACGATGCTTCTC GACTACCTGGACAACTTCAAGGAGCGCAACGAGTTCTGGTACGTGAAGCGCGACTCGTGCTCGGAGAGTGAGAACGAGGAGAGGTCCGAAGAGAAATGGTGGATCCCGATCGTGAAGGTGCCCCCCGGTGGGCTTTCCCCGACCTCCAGAGGCTGGCTCCTGCACCAGAAGGAGctggtgaaccaggtgctcaagGCGGCCATGGCCATCAACGCCAACTGCCTCATGGAGATGAGCATCCCGGACACGTATATAGACACACTCCCCAAG AACGGACGAGCCAGCCTCGGGGACGCGCTGTACCGGATCATCACGGACGTGGAGTTCGACCCGGACGACTTCCTGTCGACGGTGGACCTGACGTCGGAGCACAAGATCCTGGACCTCAAGGACCGGATCGAGGCGTCGGTCATCATCTGGAACAGGAAGGTGCACAACAAGGACGGCAAGTCCTCGTGGGGCTCCGCCGTCAGCCAGGAGAAGAGGGAGCAGTTCGAGGAGCGGGCGCAGACGCTGCTGCTCATCATCAAGCACAGGTTCCCCGGCATCCCCCAGTCCACGCTCGACATCGCAAAGATCCAAGAAAACAGG gACGTTGGGTTCGCGCTGCTGGAGAGCTACTCCAGGGTCCTGGAGAGCCTGGCGTTCAACGTCATGTCCCGGATAGAGGACGTCATCCAGGCCGACAACGTGGCCAGGGAGAAGGCCAAGAAGAACGCGCCGCCCGCGGCAGAACCCGCCGCCGGATGCCGCTGCCCGCAGGaggccggcgacgacgacgaccagaGCAAGCAGACGACCCTGCTGGACTTCATGGGGTGGACTGGCGACTCCGAGGGCAAGAACGACGACGTGTCGCCCGCACCGCCACCCGAGCTGCCGGCGCAGGACGACGGCAGGCTGATGAAGCTGCCAAACATCATGACCAACCTCAAGCAGACGTACATGGACAAGCTGGACTTCCTCAGCGGGAACAGAAGCCCCTCAGGTCGCCATTAG
- the LOC136453026 gene encoding uncharacterized protein yields the protein MLEGKAVVEDTDMPAKMQAQAMSAASRALDRFDVLDCRSIAAHIKKEFDAIHGFGWQCVVGSSFGCFFTHSKGSFIYFRLESLWFLVFKGAAA from the exons ATGTTGGAAGGAAAGGCGGTGGTGGAGGACACCGACATGCCGGCGAAGATGCAGGCTCAAGCGATGTCGGCGGCGTCCAGGGCCCTCGACCGCTTCGACGTCCTCGACTGCCGGAGCATCGCGGCTCACATCAAGAAG GAGTTTGACGCGATCCATGGCTTCGGATGGCAATGCGTGGTTGGCTCCAGCTTCGGCTGCTTCTTCACGCACAGCAAGGGGAGCTTCATCTACTTCCGCCTCGAGTCGCTCTGGTTCCTCGTCTTCAAAGGGGCGGCAGCATGA